In a single window of the Methanofollis ethanolicus genome:
- a CDS encoding GNAT family N-acetyltransferase, whose amino-acid sequence MDSRLSVRQMERKDVDFAIALARDEGWNPGLHDADAFYAQDPAGFFIGEAEDEPIACSSMVRYGDRFAFFGLLIVRPDARGRGYGLAVTKAALAHAGDRTIGGDGVLAMQQKYHDHLGFDVIYRNIRYRGTGGGTMPDGLVPASAFSFTDLVAYDASIFSAARPKFLAPWLSQEGATALALSGRDGIAGYGVIRPCFEGYKIGPLFADTPAAAEALLDGLLASVPDAPVFFDVPEPNPVAVSLARVRGMVQVFETTRIYRGTPPSVPLDRVYGVTTFELG is encoded by the coding sequence ATGGATAGCAGGCTCTCTGTCAGGCAGATGGAGCGAAAAGACGTCGACTTCGCCATCGCCCTCGCGCGGGATGAAGGCTGGAACCCCGGCCTCCATGACGCCGACGCCTTCTATGCCCAGGACCCGGCAGGTTTTTTTATCGGTGAGGCTGAGGACGAACCTATCGCCTGCTCCTCGATGGTGCGGTACGGCGACCGCTTCGCCTTCTTCGGCCTTCTCATCGTCAGGCCGGACGCCAGAGGGCGGGGGTACGGCCTTGCTGTCACAAAGGCCGCACTCGCCCATGCGGGAGACCGGACGATCGGCGGCGACGGCGTCCTTGCGATGCAACAGAAGTACCACGACCACCTCGGCTTCGACGTCATATACCGGAATATCAGGTACAGGGGGACGGGAGGCGGCACAATGCCCGACGGCCTGGTGCCTGCGTCCGCGTTTTCCTTCACTGACCTCGTTGCCTACGATGCCAGCATCTTCTCCGCGGCACGGCCGAAATTCCTCGCGCCCTGGCTTTCGCAAGAGGGCGCGACCGCACTCGCTCTCTCTGGCCGCGACGGCATCGCCGGGTACGGCGTGATACGGCCCTGCTTTGAGGGCTACAAGATCGGCCCCCTCTTTGCCGACACTCCCGCCGCCGCGGAGGCTCTGCTCGACGGCCTGCTGGCTTCGGTCCCGGACGCCCCCGTCTTCTTCGATGTCCCCGAACCGAACCCTGTCGCCGTCTCCCTCGCGAGGGTGCGCGGCATGGTGCAGGTCTTCGAGACCACGAGGATCTACCGCGGCACCCCGCCATCCGTACCTCTTGACC